One Ostrea edulis chromosome 6, xbOstEdul1.1, whole genome shotgun sequence genomic window, attattgctgttgtTGTGGATGCAGACGATGAGCAGTGTAATTGCAGGTGCGAATGAGAGTAAATGTACAGAATAGGtgtaagaataaaaaataaagcattattttaaaaaagtgacATCAAAGGATGTTATTTACCAGTTCTATCTATTTGaaacatgaaatatacaaatgaTGGTTTAATGacaccggtcgcggtagctcagtgctagatcgttcgcttcgtaactgggaggtTCGAGCCCCACTCCTGCCATGGCAGCGTCAagggtagtgattgctccttcgcttggcatttagaagtgaaaatcacgggtctttcggaacgaaggtcccgtgtcatgaTGGGCGGTGGTACGTTGAAGAACCCTCATTGCAACATTGTACGCcactgagcgctaagcataggtctaaaattgtagtacttcacctagatgtacagctggtgacatctcaatatgagtgaaaattctcgaagggagtgaaacaaacaaacaaagcagTTCAATGCAGCATAGTTAATGCACCATTTTCATGCGAATACTGCACGACAATCACACGAAAAATTACCGAAAACTATGAcgtataatgaaatattatggAGCATGATTTTCACACGAATAGATTTGCGTATTTCGATGAGTGATTATTGCAAGGTATGTGCATGAATGTTGAACAGCAAGGAGAACCATCACACTAGAAATGCACTTCTCCTATgccccccacccacccatccCCGTGTGTTTGAGATAGCTTTGCTCTTCAACAAACAATATTCAAACGGTAATGAAATATACAGACCGCACATATTATCGGTGTATCGGTGATAAgaattttatttgttaataaatttccatttttgaaaaaaaaaaatgagggcatgaactgtgacgcttcacACCAGCATACCTCATGAACGATGTGAGCGCTTCACACCAGCATACCTCATGAACGATGTGAGCGCTTCACACCAGCATACCTCATGAACGATGTGAGCGCTTCACACCAGCATACCTCATGAACGATGTGAGCGCTTCACACCAGCATACCTCATGAACGATGTGAGCGCTTCACACCAGCATACCTCATGAACGATGTGAGCGCTTCACACCAGCATACCTCATGAACGATGTGAGCGCTTCACACCAGCATACCTCATGAACGATGTGAGCGCTTCATCAAAAGTTCGCTGGCGtgaagtgtcgcagttcatGTTCTCATGCTTTTACGAGaatgaattcttttttttaagtatctttacaattttacaatgtgCTTTTATTTCTGAAGAAATTTTGAGCATATATATGatgtactattttttttatcaagattcatatgcacattgttcacatctgCATTGCATTCCTAAGGAAATGGCCATCACTACAAATGCTAAATATAGGCAcaaatattggaaatgtaaatagtGTAGGTTAAAATCAAGTACATTATGCATTAGAATATGTATGTTATTGGAAAGAATGGTTCTAAAGACTGATTTAGATTGTGTTTTCACTAGTTGGTTATggtgtttaaaattttgaatcattacaTTTCGAGGGAACTCAATTTTTGTGATTCTTTTTGGTACCCTTATCGTACGAATTTCATATTATAACAAACTATAAAATTTATGTAATGTTCCGATGTACAAAAACTATATTcacgaaattacatcccaacgaaATTGTAAAAGTTCGACCACACACGAAAATTGATTTCCacgaattttaatgatttctctGGATATCTCGTCTTTGAGAACCCCATGGAAATATTCATCAGTAGAATTTTTATCACACATTTCAGGGGACGAGCAAACCTTGTCATGACGCAGAAAATGGATCCCTTGACAACTGCGAATCTACAGGGATGGAGGAACATGGTTCTGTCACTGTAGGCGAAGAGATTTTCACATATATGACACCCTTCATATTCGTCATCGGAATTTTCGGAAACATATTGTCTCTGAGAGTCTTCATGACAAAGAATATGCGGAAGCTATCGGCTAGTTTGTACCTTGCTGCTCTCTCTACAGCAGATTTGATGTCACTTGTGTTCTATGTCCTGATAGAATGGGTAAAGCGAGCAATCTCACACTCTCCAAACATACCTACGGCGCCATtctttgaacaaaatggcgtATGCCAGATTCTTGTCTACCTACAATATCTCTCCCGATTTTTGTCATCCTGGATCATTGTGTGCTTCACTTTTGAACGCTACATCGGTGTCTGCCATTCCCTAAAAAGAAAATCCTTTTGTGACATGCATTCGACAAAAAAAATCGTGACGTCAGTAGTTAGCCTAGCTTTGGTTCTTTGCCTGTATAAACCATGCTTAACAACTTCTGTTGAGGTAGGTCCATACAAATCCAATGTCTGCACAACTGATCCCAATCACCAAAAAATTAGT contains:
- the LOC125648124 gene encoding C-C chemokine receptor type 1-like; the encoded protein is MNLSEFLGNSDLLTLLLRELTNGTSKPCHDAENGSLDNCESTGMEEHGSVTVGEEIFTYMTPFIFVIGIFGNILSLRVFMTKNMRKLSASLYLAALSTADLMSLVFYVLIEWVKRAISHSPNIPTAPFFEQNGVCQILVYLQYLSRFLSSWIIVCFTFERYIGVCHSLKRKSFCDMHSTKKIVTSVVSLALVLCLYKPCLTTSVEVGPYKSNVCTTDPNHQKISFILDCIFVLCIIFLPFVIITVLNTMIIRTLYIRNKHHRECKVITEESIIRLEFTVILIAISICFIALNTPYTAIWCKQYLLTKLVKTTRNDELLVANTGSEVTWNINAMFITRTIFYINYCVNFFLYCLTGAYFRKELRMLFMYKSKTYQNPYHRCSVQNTSSTPTPHSCL